From the genome of Blautia pseudococcoides, one region includes:
- the ppdK gene encoding pyruvate, phosphate dikinase, which produces MAKWVYLFSEGNANMRNLLGGKGANLAEMTNLGMPIPQGFTVTTEACTNYYDNGKKISEEIQGQIFESLTELEKIQGKKFGDNEDPLLVSVRSGARASMPGMMDTILNLGLNDIAVEGFAKKTGNARFAYDSYRRFIQMYSDVVMEVPKSFFEKIIDEVKEAKGVQYDTELTVDDLKELVQRFKAIYSEEMNGEEFPQDPKEQLLGAVKAVFRSWDNPRAIVYRRMNDIPGDWGTAVNVQAMVFGNMGETSGTGVAFTRNPSTGEKGIYGEYLINAQGEDVVAGVRTPQPISKLAEDMPKCYRQFMELAMKLENHYRDMQDMEFTIQEGKLYFLQTRNGKRTAPAAIQIACDLVDEGMITPEEAVCRIEAKSLDQLLHPTFNAEALKAGEVIGSALPASPGAAAGKVYFTADEAKAAHEAGERVILVRLETSPEDIEGMHAAQGILTVRGGMTSHAAVVARGMGTCCVSGCGEIKINEEEKWFTLGGYTFKEGDYISLDGTSGKIYKGDILTEEASVGGNFGRIMRWADQFRKLQVRTNADTPIDTENAVKLGAEGIGLCRTEHMFFEPDRIPKIRKMILSDNVEAREAALNELIPFQKADFKAMYKALRGRPMTVRYLDPPLHEFVPTDPEDIKALAADMGLTAEEVQAKCDDLHEFNPMMGHRGCRLAVTYPEIAKMQTRAVIEAAIEVKEEMGYDIVPEIMIPLVGEKKELKFVKDVVVATAEEVMKEKGEYINYHVGTMIEIPRAALTADEIAEEAEFFSFGTNDLTQMTFGFSRDDAGKFLGSYYSSKIYESDPFAKLDQTGVGQLVQMAAEKGRKTNPTLKMGICGEHGGDPSSVEFCHKVGLNYVSCSPFRVPIARLAAAQAALNNK; this is translated from the coding sequence ATGGCAAAATGGGTTTACTTATTTAGTGAAGGAAACGCCAACATGAGAAACCTGCTCGGTGGTAAAGGTGCCAACCTTGCAGAAATGACCAACTTAGGCATGCCGATTCCGCAGGGCTTCACTGTTACAACTGAAGCTTGTACAAACTATTACGACAATGGCAAAAAAATCTCTGAAGAAATCCAGGGTCAGATTTTCGAGTCTCTGACAGAACTGGAAAAAATTCAGGGAAAGAAATTTGGAGATAATGAAGATCCGTTACTGGTATCTGTTCGTTCAGGTGCGAGAGCATCTATGCCCGGTATGATGGATACTATCCTGAACCTGGGTCTGAACGATATCGCAGTGGAAGGTTTTGCTAAGAAAACCGGAAACGCTAGATTCGCATACGATTCCTACAGACGTTTCATCCAGATGTATTCTGACGTAGTTATGGAAGTGCCCAAGTCCTTCTTTGAAAAAATCATTGATGAAGTAAAAGAAGCAAAGGGTGTTCAGTATGATACGGAATTAACTGTAGATGATTTAAAAGAGCTGGTTCAGAGATTCAAAGCTATCTACTCTGAGGAGATGAATGGCGAAGAATTCCCGCAGGATCCGAAAGAGCAGTTACTGGGAGCAGTAAAAGCTGTATTCCGTTCCTGGGACAACCCGCGTGCTATTGTATACCGCCGTATGAACGACATTCCGGGAGACTGGGGAACAGCCGTTAACGTACAGGCAATGGTATTCGGTAACATGGGTGAGACATCTGGTACAGGTGTTGCATTTACACGTAACCCATCCACAGGTGAAAAAGGTATCTATGGTGAATACCTGATCAATGCCCAGGGTGAGGACGTTGTTGCCGGTGTTCGTACACCGCAGCCAATCAGCAAACTGGCAGAAGACATGCCGAAATGCTACAGACAGTTCATGGAGCTGGCTATGAAACTGGAAAACCATTACCGTGATATGCAGGATATGGAATTCACCATCCAGGAAGGAAAACTGTACTTCCTGCAGACACGTAACGGTAAGAGAACTGCTCCGGCAGCCATCCAGATTGCCTGCGACCTGGTTGACGAAGGCATGATCACACCGGAAGAAGCTGTTTGCCGTATCGAAGCAAAATCCTTAGATCAGTTGCTGCATCCTACCTTCAATGCAGAAGCATTAAAAGCAGGTGAAGTGATCGGTTCCGCTCTGCCGGCATCTCCCGGTGCTGCAGCAGGTAAAGTTTACTTCACAGCCGACGAAGCAAAAGCTGCTCACGAAGCTGGCGAGAGAGTTATCCTGGTTCGTCTGGAGACATCTCCGGAAGATATCGAGGGTATGCACGCTGCTCAGGGTATCCTGACAGTTCGTGGCGGTATGACATCTCATGCAGCCGTTGTTGCACGTGGTATGGGAACATGCTGTGTATCCGGATGCGGAGAGATCAAGATCAACGAAGAAGAGAAATGGTTTACATTAGGCGGATATACATTCAAAGAAGGAGATTACATCTCTCTGGATGGTACATCCGGTAAAATCTACAAAGGTGATATTCTGACAGAGGAAGCTTCTGTAGGCGGAAACTTCGGCCGTATCATGAGATGGGCTGACCAGTTCCGTAAATTGCAGGTTCGTACCAATGCAGATACACCGATTGATACAGAAAATGCAGTAAAACTGGGCGCAGAAGGTATCGGTCTTTGCCGTACAGAGCATATGTTCTTTGAGCCGGACCGTATTCCGAAGATCCGTAAGATGATCCTGTCCGACAATGTGGAAGCAAGAGAAGCAGCGCTGAATGAGCTGATTCCTTTCCAGAAAGCAGACTTCAAGGCTATGTACAAAGCCCTGAGAGGACGCCCGATGACAGTTCGTTATTTAGATCCGCCGCTTCATGAGTTCGTTCCTACAGATCCGGAAGACATCAAAGCACTGGCAGCAGATATGGGTCTGACAGCAGAAGAAGTACAGGCTAAATGTGATGACCTGCATGAGTTCAACCCAATGATGGGACATCGTGGATGCCGTCTGGCAGTTACCTATCCGGAAATTGCTAAAATGCAGACAAGAGCCGTGATCGAAGCTGCGATCGAAGTAAAAGAAGAGATGGGATATGATATCGTTCCGGAGATCATGATCCCGTTAGTAGGCGAGAAGAAAGAGCTGAAATTCGTTAAAGATGTTGTTGTTGCAACAGCAGAGGAAGTTATGAAAGAGAAAGGCGAATACATCAACTACCATGTAGGAACCATGATCGAGATTCCTCGTGCAGCTCTGACAGCAGATGAGATCGCTGAAGAAGCAGAATTCTTCTCCTTCGGTACCAATGACTTAACACAGATGACATTCGGTTTCTCCCGTGATGATGCTGGTAAGTTCTTAGGCTCCTACTACAGCAGCAAGATCTACGAATCTGATCCATTTGCAAAACTGGATCAGACAGGTGTAGGCCAGTTAGTACAGATGGCTGCAGAAAAAGGACGTAAGACTAACCCCACTCTGAAAATGGGTATCTGCGGCGAGCACGGCGGAGATCCGTCTTCCGTAGAATTCTGC